The Balaenoptera acutorostrata chromosome 11, mBalAcu1.1, whole genome shotgun sequence genome segment ATTTACCAGCCAGAAGAATGTGGTAGATTACGATTCTACCCTGTCATTTTCTACCCTATAGTTATACTTCCCCGTCCCACAGTCACCAGGTTTGGCCATTCTTACTTGTTTTGTCCAGTGAAATGTGAGTGCAAGTGGCATATCATTTCtgaacaaaagctttaaaaaccAACACATGGTCAGGCCACTGGTCCTCTCTTCCCTGTGCCACAAGAAGAGCAAGTCCTGGATGAGGACTACTCACCACTCCTCGGCTAAAGCTAAGCTCCACACAGCATGTACACAAGCGAGACATAAATGTTcacttaagattttaaaatattttttactacaACACAAAGAGAAAGCTGATTAACACAAGGATTTTGAGTGAATTATAAACCTCACTGAATTAGCTtcaccatctataaaatgagagtaaAATCTACTTCAAAGTTGTTAGCATTAAATAAGAATGCATGTGAAATATCCAAAGTACCTAGCACAGAGTCccaataaatagtttaaaaaaaaaaaaagtagaccaaATTTACAGGCTATAcgttatttatatatgtatttattgaacacttattatAGGCCTGACCGTGTGCTAGGCCATGAGAATACAAAAGTGAAAAAGACATATTCCCTGCTTTCAAGGTATTCATAACCTTAGGTGGAGAGAAATCATGTCAAAAATTATGATACACTGAATAAAGGGCTATAATAAAGATACGTATAAAATGCAGTGGAGATACAAAGAGGATGTGAAGAGCAATTAAGGAATTAACATTTAAGCTTAGTCTTAAAAGAGCAGAATTTCCACTAGGAcgagaaaagagggaagaaaagagggaaggtttACGTCACCCTTAAACATATGTGAACTTACTATTCTTTCTAGCTATTCAACCTGTGATGATTTATCATTTCTCACCTTGTCGGGTAAAAGCCAGAAGAGGATACACCAGCTGGTCCTTGAAGAGGCGAGAGAGCTTCTGAAGATCTTTGTATATCTTGGCTACATTTTCccctagaatattttttaaatgaaaaatcaaaacacaCAATCAAGTGGAAAAACTTGAAATGGTGTTCTCTACTTCTGCCAAACCAAATCAAAGTGGTAAGTTAGTTTTCACAATTCCTACATAAACAGAAATGAACCAAAGTCTCTGGTCGAAGAGGAAGTAATACAATGTGTAACTCTGAAAGCTGAATCATCTTTAAACAAATTTTTCCCTACTATAAAAGTAATTAGGAACttataaataaaaggataaataacAGTACCTAGGTACTACACTATAAGCCACggtaaaaattgattaaaatgacTTGTCAAATGAGTAGCATATTCCTACCCaacataaaaattacatattgaaAACATTCAATTAATATAATCCGAAAACTTGTAATCTAACAGTATTaaccttcttcctcctttttcatttcctttttccttatttAACAGAAATAAGATCATCTGAGCTACATTCCTATAAAAATTGTTCTTAAAAAACAGGTCTCAGGAGTCAAATCTATTCCAATCCTAAATTCTAccatttattagctctgtgaccttgaagtAATTTAACCTCCTCTAGACCTGTTTCCTGATCTAGAAAATGGGCATAACAACCTCTACTGCTGTAGAATGTAGAGTATTTCTACTCCCCACAGCAAGGTCCTCCATAGTATAGAGATGAATATAAAGTGTTATAGCCAAGGAATTTCAAGTTTTTTTGGTCTTAATGGTAAGACCGTCTTTACAGATTTATCAGTCTAGTTCATGTGTTctcaacagaaacaatattgCCCCCAACCAGGCAAAAATCCCAGCTATTACATTGGTCTGTGACCCTCCAAAGGGCCACAGTATACAAATAAGTATACAGTATatctatgaaattaaaatttcatgagGGAGaatgatttggggggaaaaatgtgTACAAACTCTCCTCAGGGGATTGATAATGAAAAAatggttgagaaacactggcctaGTATGATATTAAATGTTCAGAGaccattataaatatgtattctgATGTCTCCTTTTCTTATCAGCTTTAGTTTATGTAAGTTAGTCTCTCAGGGCCTGATCTCCCCTAGGAACTAACAAGAATAAGTCTCAAGACCTTCAAAGCAAAGATCTAGATCTAGGTAGCTTCGCTTAAAAGACCCTGCTGTAAGTCCCATCTCCCTGCTATACCACACCATTCCCCATGTGGATTTTAAAACCCGCCTAAATTTActatgaggataaaatgaaaaatacatctgTAAAGGCCCATGTCCAGCAAAAGACAAGTACTAAAAGATGTTAATTCCCCTTCCACCTCATCTCTTCTCCTTCAACTACTTACCTGCCTCTCACACTTTGGgtttaactgaaagaaaaaaggaaactcgTCTTCTTTGCATCTATTAATTTTATAGAACATAAGCAAAACCATGCCTAGAATGCAAACTTTTGGTAAAGTTCCAATCTGTATCAAATAGCAACCAAATTTATATAAGTTTAAGCAAACATTTTGAGTGCAGTTTTTCCTTCGATAATCTTCGATAATGAAGTTGCATTGTATGGTTTCCACAAAACACAGATCCTCTCCATACTGGTTAAATACAATGCTAGAAAAATCCACAAAGAGTAATTCAGAAATTATGAagcatcgggacttccctggtggcacaatggttaagaatccgcctgccaatgcaggggacccgggttcgagccctggtccgggaagatcccacatgccacggagcaactaagcccatgcgccacaactactgagcccgcgtgccacaactactgaagcctgcgcgcctaggccggtgctctgcaacaagagaagccaccgcaatgagaagcctgggcaccacaatgaagagtaacccccgctcaccacaactagagaaagaccctgcgcagcaacaaagacccaatgcagccaaaaataaaataaataaatttattttttaaaaaaaaaggaaaaattatgaagCATCAACGGTGCGTGATGTATAAATATAATTCAGTATCCAAGACCCtaagagaaacaggaaagaaaccAAAACTCTGCAACATTGTCTTAAATCTGCTTTAATCTCATCTAGAAACTGTAAGTCTTTCGAACATtacctttctgtttttttaaagtgaacCTCTCAAAGCTTCATACCAGAAGTTCAATCATGGTTATATTACCTGATTCCTCTTTGCAAATAAAAGATTCTGGCAGCAGCTGCAGTCTTTTCAcacttctaatctcattgttGATTTTTAGTGTAGCTGTAAATAGGCAAAAgaaagatgatgaaaaagttttgccATTTCATCAACTGCCTTCACTTTTTAGTATGGACTTGCATTCCCTTGCCCCCATATATAGGAAAAACACATTACAAAAACAAACTGCCCTATGCTTATTTCCTTCCCTCACAGCAAAGTCCAAAGTGCAAACCTGCATCACATTAAGTAAAATCACTCTAAAACACCACTTTTAAAAACTACAGTTAAGCACCTTTATATGAAACCCACTAAGTATTACCAACAGCAGCTTATTAATAATTGAAAGATATGCAGCAAGGTTAATAGGAGACAGTTAAACACAATACAATCATTATTTCTAATGAGGTGACTAAAaactccatttattttttatttaacccTTGGCAGTGAGTCTTCTCTTGTTTATTAAAAGAATCCTGCTAGTTTTCACAGTATCGTCTCTCTCTAAACTCAGAGGATCAATATTCCTGACATCACCAGAGGGTTCATTTTTAATCCTATATGCAAAGGCGCACTTCATCTCattccatgaaagagccagtgACGTGCTCGTGCACGTGTGCACTGAGCAGGATGTCTCGGGTGAAGCAAAGATTTAAGGACACACTGCTCCTTTACAAAGAACCAGGCCTGGAATGGTTCTGGAATGGCTGTCTGCCACGTAAGTCCACAAGTAGATGATTTGCCAAGAATTATTAAAGGAACAAAGCATCAGAAACTAAGACGTTTAGCAGCTATTCTCTATGTTAAGTATCTTAAGACTAGTAAATAAAGGTTAATATACACGTGTCATTAAagtgatttataagaaattgaGGCAAAAATTACAACCTCAAATTTACTATTTGATAGCTGCAACCTTGCAAGTTATGATGTGATATAGCAGTATGACTGGATACTGTTGGCCCTCTTTGTATAAGAATGCCCAGCCAAAAGTTACATTTGCTAACTGTGATGAATTGTTGAAGAGACACTGCTAGGTCCTAGTGCCATCAGTCACATCCTACAAACGTGAAATACCACTAAAGCTGTTAAAGCTGAAAATTTGAgacttttaaataacatttcaaagaatctagtgattaaaaagaaatagaaggaattaCATAAAGGGAACCTAAAACTATCTTTTATTTCAAAGATCACAGTGTAAGTCAGTGGCTTTCAAATAGATTttagcagaaaaagcttttcccAACAAAATCTTACAAGGGACCTCACTAAATTAAACAGGCACACATGTTGCTGCTCAAGGTTTAAGTAGCGACAGTGGCCCTACCAAGCCACCTCCTTGCTCCCATCTCAGCAGAAACTAGCAGCTGCAGAGCATGTTGAAAACCACTGAGCTAAGACATATCAAGGCAACTGTCTCTGCTGTACAAAAGATGAgctgtaatgaaaaataaaaaatgcagtcATTCCAACCTTACCAGACTCTTACTCAGCTAAAAGGGTAAACCTCAAAATCaaagcagaacaaaaacaaaagagtcTAGTCACGCAAATGAATCTCCAGGATGTGTGATTATGAGACTACTCCATAGACCCCTGGTAGCTGGTATAGACCTCTGGATGGCATCTGagctaaaatgaaatacaaaaatagaaTGTATTGCCATCCAGTGAAATTTCTTAGTATGAAAGAggagaactagaaaaagaaactcTATTCAGAGTGACTTACTTGAGGGTGGGTAGTAGGgggataaaacacacacatactgaGGCCTCAGAACCCTTAGCGGTACTTCTATGCATTCAGAGATGCCAAACTAGATAAAAAATGACCCCAGCTCAACCTCACCTTTCACCATCTCTCAGTTCAAGACCTTGGttagtaaaacaaaaattaaaaagccatCCACAGGCATAAAGAAAAAGTATTCTTTAAAGAGTTCATATGTAATAGACTCATTTTACTCCTAGTATCACAACTCCCCCTGGAGCAAAAAAATTACACAGTTAAGACAGCAAAAGAGTACAGCTGCCTCTAGAGTGAAGGCTGCTAGCATAAACATCACCCCTGTATTCTATAACCTTTCAGACCCATGTTATCAGTGGGCTCGGGATTAAACAAAGTTGAGAAAAGACTCCTAACTGCATCATGATAGCCCATCGCTGAAGTGGCTATAAAATTTTTGGAGAGAAACATGTAAAGATTCACAAACTAACGAGCATGACTATGCCATCCAATTACCATTTATGACGATGAGGTTTCCCAAAGGCACACAGGTGAGAGCAGCAGAGCCACCCTCGCAGAGAGGATGCGTGTACTGCAGCTTATACACGCCCCCCGACCTCCAGTTCTCCGGCATGGACACAGCTTTGGCTTCAGTCCCCTGGGGAGTGAAATGAAAGGGAAACAAATAATGAAGAACCGTATCActctcaaaaagattaaaaacccAAGAGGCCCCTAACTTGTCTACAAATAAGCATTCCATACAGTCcctttaataaaatttatcaaatcattaatatttctattaatatttaaaacttcGATAGAAAAAAAGTTACATTATCTGCCAACAAAACTTTTGTTCAAATAGATAAAATAACATCAGAGATAGAGACTGATTTCTCACTTCAAAGTCTCACTTCTCTGCCTAGCAAAGCCGTATCATTATGCACGATCCCAGTTCAAATACCACTTCCTTTGTGAAGCCTTTTTCAAAACAAATCCTCTTTGTCATTCCCATTCTCTCACCCTCTAACATTCTGTTCATATTTCTATTGTTACATACTTCTATTATGTTATTAATTGTATTATAATAcgttataatttcctttttgtttctctccTCCACTTACAGACTCCTTGAGGATAAGGACTGTCCCAGTATCTTTATATTCTAATTCCTGGCATGACACGGTGCACGTGTTCAATGATCACTGAATTAGTCTATATACTTGTTACTCATAACATGGCccacagaccagcagcattgCTATCATGTAGAGTATGCTCACATAAtatctcaggctccaccccagagtTATTAAATCACAGTCTGCATTTAACAAGATCCCTAGGTATTCTtaagcacattaaagtttgaaaaacttCTAAATGTTCTCCTCTGTGAATCTCTGGCATCCTATATATGTATGCGTTTCTCCTACAATTTAGCCAATACAGTATAACGGTCTGTATACTTGTCTCTCTCTCCTACTCTTGGACTGTAAGCAACCTGAAAGCAGACAAGGCACTGCACCTGACACTGGCAGACATTTATCAAATGgataaggaatgaatgaatgaaggtaaGCAACTACAGCACAAGAACAACGTCCCTCTTCCTAACTGAATCTTACTAAGTTAGTGGCAATTCATAGAACcactaacattaaaaaataacctgGTGAGCCATCTATCTAGACATGCCCAATCCACACGCACTGACCACATTTTACCTACATACGATCACATataaacttttgggtttttttaaaccaTAGTTGCCATCAATTCTATAATACTAACTAAAAGCTGACgaggaaataaaggagaaaaaaagaaggaaaagagggaagggaaCATTTACTGACTGCCTACTGCATGCTCAACGCTGTGTTCGACACTTTACATTAATACCCAAACACATTTAATAAAGAAATCTAGAACACCACCCCTTTTCTAATGGGAAACTTTCGCTCTCTGTAGTCTTACCTGAGGTATGTAACCCGACTCCAACATGAGAAGATGTATGGATACTATCAGGGCATCACTGGGGTTAGAACAGTCAGCTGACTGATACAGGGTCTCTAATGAATGTGGCACTTGCCCTTCCACCGATTCGCTGCAGAGCATTGGTTCTGAGGGGTAGAAACCTGTGCCCTCTTCCACATCCACGACATCTGGAATTGACTCAGCTTCAAAATTTTGACTAGGCCCTGACTGAAAGGGATAACAAAAACAATGAATTCATTAAACagactttcattttttcacaGTAAATTTTGTATTCAAAGTGAACTGAGATTAGCGCTCAGAGCCAAAGCACATTACTGGGTTCAGAAATGGTACACATTTTCAGCAAGCCCTCCTAAACAAATAAGCCTGCAATCTGctcctccatcctgaattccttaTCTCCATTAATTCTGGCTGATATgccaaaaacctggaaatcatcCTAGACTTCCCCCTCGACCTTATTAAGTGCCACCCCCAATATGATTAGCTGTCAAAGGTCCACTGACTCTATCTCCTAAATATCTCCAAAAATCTGCCCCTTCCTACTCCAGTGGTACTTCAGACTCATTTATCTCCTAACCTCCAGCAACGGCCTCCCCAAGTATACCTTCACTCCTCTTTCTTGTCTTCCAATACATTCCACCCACTGCTGCCAGAGTTTTTTGACAACTGAGAATCCAATTATGTCCCATGTCCCAGCTTAAACTTGCCAGTACTTCCCCTATGCAGACAGCAGCACTGCCCTAAATTGTGCCTTGGAATGTGACCCTAAGTGTTCTTAGGAAAAAAGAGGTCTACAATCATATAAGTATGGAAATGCTGCATGTCATAGCCACCTAACCTTACCCTCCATATTCACAAAATACACTTTGGCATTATAAAGCTCTGAGAAGTCCAATAATAACAGAAAGTGTGCATAACATTTAACTAAGAAACACTATCCTCCTTCCTTAACACTCAGCATCCCCATAACACTTACTTATAATCTCACAAGACAAGTTTTTCATAGAGGCCATGCTGAGAAATGCAGGCTTacaaaataaagtccaaactcctaaACTCCTTAGCATACAGGGCCCTGCATCACCTGATCCCTGACTCTGTATCAAGTTCACATTCCACAGTCCCTTCCTCCCCATTCTGGTATTCCCCACCTCTTCAGGTTATAGACTACCTCTCTGCCTTGCAAAGGCCTTAATTATTGCACTTTATCACACTGTATTGCAACTTTCTGATTACATGTCTATATCCTACCACGACCACAAGCTTAGAAAGGAACAGACTACATGTCACCCATTTTTTTAACACCcgtacagtacctggcacacagtaggtactcaataaatgcttgttgaacaaATGCTGAAGGATAATATCTTACAATTCTTACAATTTCATGTTtttgatttcattgttttctaatttaCACCACACAAAAATTCTGTAAAATAGGTAAGACAGATGACGTCACCTTTTTATACGTACCGTAATTTTGATTCAGATTAAATAACATAATCAAGGTTACCAgctaataaaaatttgaaataaacaaaGATCTCCAGACTCACAGTTCAGGGCTTTTAGACGCAATACACTGCTTCCGTAAGACTGAGTTACCTATATTAATTTCGCTCAGAAAGACTATTTCCTAGGTATGTGCTCAACTCTTAATGCAAAGCACATGTTTCTTTTAAGTTCGTATTTCCATTAGGAAAGGAACAgaggaaattaaaattacataatatGAGTGGAACGGTGGAAGAGTGTAAGGGAACAAGAGGTTGTTTCTTTCAAAATCCCTGAGGACCTGAGCCCTGATGGCTTATGGAAAAGATCCAAATTCATTTGTTAAAACCTAGAGGTGGATGACAATCCGTATTACCTAAAAACGAGGCTCCATCGTATTTTTGAGAAAGGAGAAACTACTTATTAAAACCACTTAACACCTAACTGAATCATGAATTACAGGCATAcctggagatactgcaggttgggttccagaccactgcaataaagtgaatatatcacaataaagcaggTCACACaacttttttggtttcccaatgcatataaaagttatgtttacactgcaCCGTAgttattaagtatgcaatagcattatgtctaaacaatgtacataccttaatttaaaaatacttttttgctaaaaaatgctaaccatcacgtGAGGCTTCAGTGAGTCGTAacctttttgcaatagtaacatcaaagatcactgatcacagatcataacaaatataataataacaaaaaattttgaactattgtgagaattaccaaaatgtgacacagaggcagaagtgagcaaatgctatcggaaaaatggcgccaatagacttgctcaacgccgggttgccacaaaccttcaatttgtaaaaaacacagtatctgcaaagcacattAAAAccaagtgcaataaaatgaggtatgcctgtatatatgCTCTTTGCTTCTTATACCTAACTTTTGGCCATTTAGTACTTACTGACAGTCGTATGGGAGAGAAAATAtgtgggaaaaatattttaaaaggttaccCTAGACTGACACTGACATGGGAGGAAGATATCAGAATCCCCTGGTGAGCTTATCAAACTCTACTCTCACTCCATGAGAACCACTGACGTTCTCTGAGCCATCCTGATATGATATAAGTACTTATCATATTCTTCATGCATGTGGAGATGAGAAAAAATGTTTAGCACCACCTCTCTAGACAGATCATCTGTCATATGTCATTCACAAATGAGTGGAACAAGTATGGAACAAGACCCTAATATTAGGGTCTGATACTTTTTAGCTGATTggtaaattataaaaatcatctATGTCCCCACTAAGATTTTACAGTCACCCTATACAAGTCGTAGAATACAAAACAGCATGCTTTTAGAACTGAAATTACTAACATGAGGCAATATGAATGTCTCAAAATTTTCCAAAAGGAAACTAGTAAAGTAACTATCATATACACTATGAAAAGTAAAGGGAATGGATCCTTCTACAAAATCTCTGAATGAGTCTATCATCAAAAAAGAttcagaaatataatttaaatatctgACTAAATATTCTTACTCATTCTCTAGATTACTTCTATGAGACAGAATCTCAGAGATACATAataatttctgaaaagaaaattcataaaaatacttTGAGCTTTATAAAAGCTTTTTTAACGTACTTAATCTCTCTGGATACTATTACTAAAAATCTAGACATagatgatttttataatttaccAATCagctaaaaagtattttttaatatctgtctATACTTGATGACATGATAGGCACAATGaatacttataaatatttaaagcctgcaaaaaaaaattaagttgacaTGATGaatgtacacacacaaaacaattaacaagatgGCATCTGTACTggtattaaaatattaagtaataaaGTGATCATTTGTGCCATACAAGAAATCAAAAGGcagaataataaataatgagGTGTTTACAAGGCAATAAAGATGATCAATaccaagaaattgaaaaaaactaCTGAGCTGCCGTTGGCAGGGCCTTGGAAGGTGGGTAGAGATGCGGACAGGAGAAAGAGGACAGGGAGGGGGTTCCAAGCAGGGTAAGCAGCGAGAGCAGAGAGCAAAGCAGTCactaggctgtgtgtgtgtgtgtgtgtgtgtgtgtgtgtgtgtgtgtgtgtgtgagtgtgagtgtgtgtgtgtgtgtgtgtgtgcgcgcgcaggTGTGAGCATGTGCAGGTGCTGGCTGCGAGAGGGACAGTGAGGAGGAGGAGTCCAGTCTGACTGCAGATGACAGTTTACAGGAGAGAGGAACAGAAACTAGCCCCCAAAGGTTGTGGGGCAACTGCTCAGAAAGCCTTAAAAACTACATGCAGGAGGACAGACAacattttcctcatctgagaCATGAGAGGGTTGAACTAGAGATATTTGGACTTTTTCAGCTCAAAAATTATGAGCCCAGGTGTACCTATGACACAGAGTTACCTAAGAGCAGGggaacaacacaatcaaaaatgtgcaggaaggggcttccctggtggcacagtggttaagaatccgcctgtcaatgcaggggacacgggttcgagccctggtcccggaagatcccacatgccgcggagcaactaagcccgtgcgccgcaactactgagcctgcgctctagagcctgcgtgccacaactactgaagcccgtgtgcctagagcctgtgctctgcaacaagagaagccaccgcaatgagaagcacgtgcaccgcaatgaagagcagcccccgctcgccgcaactagagaaaacctgcacgcagcaacggagacccaatgcagccaaaaataaatgaataaaataaatttattaaaaaaaaaaaatgtgcaagaaGAAGATGAACCCAGAAAGCAGACTGAAGAACACACACTGGAAGCctggaatggaaaggaaaaacaggCAGGGCTTGTTAAGGGGCTGGATATAAGGAGTCAAAAATCATTCCACAGTTTTAAGCACAGGAAAACAGTACTGCCATTGACAGAGGAGGAGCTGGTTTGGGAAGAAAACATCAGTGcacatattttcaaatttacatCAGCATCTAGAGTCTGAGGtgacaattttttaattttaaaaacttaaaatacacacacacaggaatattactcagccataaaaaaagaattaaattctgccatttgcaacaacatagatggacctagaaggtaggatgcttagtgaaataagtcagagagagaaacacaaatactcttatgttatcacttacaggtagaatctaaaaaataaaacaaatgaatgcatatgacaaaacagaaacagactcacagatatgggcaacaaactagtggttatcagtggggaaggggcaagatagggatatGGAATTAAGAGATACGAACTActgtgcataaaataaataagcaacaaggatatattgtagagcacagggaaatatagccattgttttgtaataactttaaatggagtataatctattaaaaaattgaatcactacgttgtacacctgaaactaatatactatcgtaaaccaactatacttcaataaaaataaataaagtaattaaaataaaaataaattttctgtaaGATTATAATCTGCAGTCTACTGATGACAATTATCCTGACTGGTACAGAATTCAATCGAGCTATTCAGCATGATTTATCAACTACTCTATTTCTTGTCTTGATTTTAATACCCACCATACTTCCGTCATTCCAGACATCAGATTGGGCTTCCTGTCCTTGGAATGAATCACGCAGTTGTTCATCCTGTATGCTGGACTGACCGGAGCTGGCGGCCAAAGAGGGTTGGTCGTTATTCTGGAGTGAGGAATGCTCTGAATCTGTGGATGAAGGTAAATTAGGTGCTGCAATGGCATCTTCAAGAATCAAACATATCAAGTCCCCAGAAACAATCCCATATGAAGCCAAGGTCTC includes the following:
- the FBXO7 gene encoding F-box only protein 7 isoform X2, with product MARRLGGSDPLQDSEHSSLQNNDQPSLAASSGQSSIQDEQLRDSFQGQEAQSDVWNDGSMSGPSQNFEAESIPDVVDVEEGTGFYPSEPMLCSESVEGQVPHSLETLYQSADCSNPSDALIVSIHLLMLESGYIPQGTEAKAVSMPENWRSGGVYKLQYTHPLCEGGSAALTCVPLGNLIVINATLKINNEIRSVKRLQLLPESFICKEESGENVAKIYKDLQKLSRLFKDQLVYPLLAFTRQALNLPDVFGLVVLPLELKLRIFRLLDIRSVLSLSAVCRDLYIASNDQLLWRCLYLRDFRDGTVRGRDTDWKELYKKRHKQRKEAQRGRHVMFLPSSPHPLPFYPNPLHPRPFPPSSLLPPGIIGGEYDERLTLPYVGDPINSLIPGPGETPRQFPPLRPRFDPIGPLPGPNPILPGRGGPNDRFPLRPSRGRPTDNRLPFM
- the FBXO7 gene encoding F-box only protein 7 isoform X1; the encoded protein is MKLRVRLQKRTWPLEMAQAEPTLGQLRAHLREALLPTWGYSSDTRFAITLNNKDALTGDEETLASYGIVSGDLICLILEDAIAAPNLPSSTDSEHSSLQNNDQPSLAASSGQSSIQDEQLRDSFQGQEAQSDVWNDGSMSGPSQNFEAESIPDVVDVEEGTGFYPSEPMLCSESVEGQVPHSLETLYQSADCSNPSDALIVSIHLLMLESGYIPQGTEAKAVSMPENWRSGGVYKLQYTHPLCEGGSAALTCVPLGNLIVINATLKINNEIRSVKRLQLLPESFICKEESGENVAKIYKDLQKLSRLFKDQLVYPLLAFTRQALNLPDVFGLVVLPLELKLRIFRLLDIRSVLSLSAVCRDLYIASNDQLLWRCLYLRDFRDGTVRGRDTDWKELYKKRHKQRKEAQRGRHVMFLPSSPHPLPFYPNPLHPRPFPPSSLLPPGIIGGEYDERLTLPYVGDPINSLIPGPGETPRQFPPLRPRFDPIGPLPGPNPILPGRGGPNDRFPLRPSRGRPTDNRLPFM
- the FBXO7 gene encoding F-box only protein 7 isoform X3; protein product: MKLRVRLQKRTWPLEMAQAEPTLGQLRAHLREALLPTWGYSSDTRFAITLNNKDALTGDEETLASYGIVSGDLICLILEDAIAAPNLPSSTDSEHSSLQNNDQPSLAASSGQSSIQDEQLRDSFQGQEAQSDVWNDGSMSGPSQNFEAESIPDVVDVEEGTGFYPSEPMLCSESVEGQVPHSLETLYQSADCSNPSDALIVSIHLLMLESGYIPQGTEAKAVSMPENWRSGGVYKLQYTHPLCEGGSAALTCVPLGNLIVINATLKINNEIRSVKRLQLLPESFICKEESGENVAKIYKDLQKLSRLFKDQLVYPLLAFTRQALNLPDVFGLVVLPLELKLRIFRLLDIRSVLSLSAVCRDLYIASNDQLLWRCLYLRDFRAVQEEAQTKKRSSERAACDVPAIVTPPPSILPQPLAPQAFSSQFSPSSRNYWW